A genomic segment from Fibrobacter sp. UWP2 encodes:
- a CDS encoding NAD(+) synthase, producing the protein MFGFYRFACVSLVLKVADTAYNTEEIIRSAKIAASNGAAFVVFPELSITGYTCSDLFHQELLLQNSTRALLKIAKAFSDSDTVIAVGLPLRFFGRLYNCAAFVQRGRVVAVTPKIHLPNQREFYEKRHFSSGRDLLRGNAGNGCVPLRCFIEGAGEVPVTNFITVKGCASCNSGSEVRIGVELCEDLWTPAPPSGKLALAGANVIVNLSASDALVGKRDYRRNLVMNQSARCMAAYVYASAGVHESTTDMVFSGHLIIAENGNMLAESKPFSRETEIVYADVDVERLNMQRLSEGSFQDFDSRAIIARSATLEGLRDCDMLQYRFVSPTPFVPGSTEARDASCTEIFNIQCAGLAKRLEASHSKRAVIGLSGGLDSTLALLVVAETFKLLNRPAKEILALTMPGFGTTKRTRNNAVELAKLLGVELRTVNIQKACLQHFADIGHDPRKLDVTYENVQARERTQILMDIANSEGGIVIGTGDLSEIALGWSTYNADHMSMYAVNCDIPKTLVRHIVNWYADRAISNPSEPGAHLEPGETAANLAAVLRDILDTPVSPELLPADSSGQIAQKTESILGAYELHDFFLYHFAKYGAAPEKLRYLAKYAFANKHTDEEIDKALAVFIRRFFSQQFKRSCIPDGPKVGTISLSPRADWRMPSDSSFGDWSK; encoded by the coding sequence ATGTTCGGATTCTACCGGTTCGCATGCGTTTCTCTGGTGTTGAAGGTGGCCGATACCGCCTACAATACCGAGGAAATCATCAGGAGCGCGAAAATTGCTGCCTCTAACGGGGCGGCTTTTGTCGTTTTCCCGGAACTCAGTATTACGGGCTATACTTGCAGCGACTTATTTCACCAGGAACTGCTTTTGCAAAACAGCACCCGCGCGCTGTTGAAGATTGCGAAAGCATTCTCTGACAGCGACACCGTGATTGCAGTGGGCCTGCCGTTGCGTTTTTTTGGCCGCCTCTACAACTGTGCCGCCTTTGTGCAGCGCGGTCGCGTTGTTGCCGTTACGCCCAAGATTCACTTGCCGAACCAGCGCGAGTTCTACGAGAAAAGGCATTTTTCGAGCGGGCGCGATTTACTGCGTGGCAATGCGGGTAATGGCTGCGTGCCTCTCCGCTGTTTTATCGAGGGCGCGGGCGAAGTACCCGTTACGAATTTTATTACTGTGAAGGGCTGCGCATCTTGTAATTCGGGTTCCGAAGTTCGCATTGGCGTGGAACTCTGCGAGGACTTGTGGACGCCTGCGCCACCGAGCGGGAAACTTGCCCTTGCGGGCGCAAACGTCATCGTGAATCTCTCGGCAAGCGATGCGCTGGTAGGCAAACGCGATTACCGCAGGAACTTGGTGATGAACCAGTCGGCGCGTTGCATGGCGGCCTATGTTTACGCTTCCGCCGGAGTGCACGAATCTACGACGGACATGGTCTTTAGCGGTCACCTGATAATTGCGGAAAACGGGAACATGCTCGCCGAAAGCAAGCCGTTCTCGCGGGAAACCGAAATCGTGTATGCCGATGTGGACGTGGAACGCCTGAATATGCAGCGCCTGAGCGAAGGAAGCTTCCAGGATTTCGACAGCCGTGCTATCATTGCGCGTTCAGCGACTCTTGAAGGCCTGCGTGATTGCGATATGCTCCAGTACCGTTTTGTTTCGCCGACGCCCTTTGTGCCGGGGAGCACCGAAGCCCGCGATGCATCTTGCACCGAGATTTTCAACATACAGTGCGCTGGTCTCGCAAAACGTCTCGAAGCGTCTCATAGCAAGCGTGCGGTGATTGGCCTGAGCGGCGGGCTCGATTCGACGCTCGCGCTTCTTGTGGTTGCGGAAACATTCAAGCTGCTGAACCGCCCTGCAAAAGAAATCCTTGCGCTCACGATGCCCGGATTCGGCACTACCAAGCGCACCAGGAACAATGCGGTTGAACTCGCGAAACTTCTGGGCGTGGAACTCCGCACCGTCAATATCCAAAAGGCATGCCTCCAGCACTTCGCTGACATCGGGCATGACCCGCGAAAGCTTGACGTGACTTACGAGAACGTGCAGGCCCGCGAACGCACGCAAATCCTGATGGACATCGCGAACAGCGAGGGCGGAATCGTCATCGGTACGGGTGACCTCTCCGAAATTGCGCTCGGGTGGAGCACCTACAATGCCGATCACATGTCCATGTACGCGGTGAACTGCGATATTCCCAAGACGCTCGTGCGCCACATCGTGAACTGGTATGCCGATCGCGCAATTAGTAACCCGAGCGAACCCGGCGCGCATCTTGAACCCGGCGAAACAGCCGCGAATCTTGCCGCAGTCCTCCGCGACATCCTCGATACTCCCGTTTCTCCGGAACTCTTGCCCGCCGATTCAAGCGGCCAGATTGCTCAAAAGACGGAAAGCATTCTCGGTGCCTACGAACTGCACGATTTTTTCCTTTACCATTTTGCGAAATACGGCGCTGCTCCCGAAAAGCTCCGTTACCTTGCGAAATACGCGTTCGCAAACAAGCATACCGACGAAGAAATCGACAAGGCGCTCGCCGTCTTTATCAGGCGATTCTTTTCGCAACAGTTCAAACGCAGTTGCATCCCGGACGGCCCGAAGGTCGGTACCATTTCGCTGTCGCCCCGTGCCGACTGGCGCATGCCCAGTGACTCCAGTTTTGGGGACTGGTCCAAATAA
- a CDS encoding glutamate synthase subunit beta, with protein sequence MQEINRIADIYRPVEERVKDNNEVERKLTSIEVINQAERCHTCGIPFCHGAGCPLGNLVPEFNAAIAAGNAERAYDIISKTAFFPEFTGRVCPALCESACTGNVHNDPVMVRQIEKFIIETAFEEGRVVLPTAEPNGKSAAVIGSGPSGLFAAEALRRKGYAVTVYEKQAKAGGLLRYGIPNWKLDKSIIDRRIALLEAAEIKFVYNTEIGKDIAAEYVHKNYDEVFLAIGTPNARDLKIPGREAEGIFLALDFLHGAEMPGESNPEKFSAKGRKVLVIGGGDTGNDCVGKAIREGCESVLQVEFMPKPPEERSPSTPWPDWPYMLRTSYAQHEGGERRWNVSSKQFIVKDGRVAGVEAVRVEWEMSPQGRPLKPAEVPNSTEVIDTDLVVLAMGFTGVPAEGLVNDLGLQLTPRTAIIPDPARHIYAVGDCANGASLVVRAMADAKAKVAALK encoded by the coding sequence ATGCAGGAAATCAACCGAATCGCAGACATCTACCGCCCTGTCGAAGAGCGTGTCAAGGACAACAACGAAGTTGAGCGCAAACTCACCTCGATAGAGGTCATCAATCAGGCGGAACGCTGCCACACTTGTGGAATCCCGTTCTGCCATGGTGCGGGATGCCCCCTCGGTAACCTCGTTCCCGAATTCAATGCGGCCATTGCTGCCGGGAATGCGGAACGGGCCTACGATATCATCAGCAAGACGGCGTTTTTCCCGGAGTTCACGGGCCGCGTTTGCCCCGCGCTCTGCGAGTCCGCCTGTACTGGCAACGTGCATAACGACCCGGTGATGGTGCGCCAGATAGAGAAGTTCATCATCGAGACCGCCTTCGAGGAAGGTCGCGTGGTGCTCCCTACGGCTGAACCGAACGGCAAGTCTGCCGCTGTCATCGGCTCTGGTCCTTCGGGTCTGTTCGCTGCCGAAGCCTTACGCCGTAAGGGCTATGCTGTTACTGTTTACGAGAAGCAAGCGAAAGCGGGTGGCCTGCTGCGCTACGGCATCCCGAACTGGAAACTGGACAAGTCCATTATCGACCGCCGCATCGCTTTGCTCGAAGCCGCCGAAATCAAGTTTGTCTACAATACCGAAATCGGCAAGGACATTGCCGCAGAATATGTCCACAAGAATTATGACGAGGTGTTCCTCGCCATCGGTACGCCGAACGCCCGCGACTTGAAAATCCCGGGCCGCGAAGCCGAAGGAATTTTCCTTGCCCTCGATTTTCTGCACGGTGCCGAAATGCCGGGTGAAAGCAATCCCGAAAAGTTCAGCGCGAAGGGCCGCAAGGTGTTGGTGATTGGCGGTGGCGATACGGGTAACGACTGCGTGGGCAAGGCCATTCGTGAAGGGTGCGAAAGCGTGCTCCAGGTGGAATTCATGCCCAAGCCTCCCGAGGAACGTTCCCCGTCTACGCCTTGGCCCGACTGGCCGTACATGCTGCGCACGAGCTACGCTCAGCACGAAGGCGGTGAGCGTCGCTGGAATGTTTCTTCCAAGCAGTTCATTGTGAAGGACGGTCGCGTGGCCGGCGTGGAAGCAGTTCGCGTGGAATGGGAAATGTCTCCGCAGGGCCGCCCGCTCAAGCCTGCCGAAGTCCCGAATTCTACTGAGGTCATTGATACCGACTTGGTGGTACTCGCCATGGGCTTTACCGGAGTGCCTGCCGAGGGCCTGGTGAACGACTTGGGCCTGCAACTCACCCCGCGTACGGCGATTATCCCGGATCCTGCCCGACACATCTATGCGGTGGGCGACTGCGCGAACGGCGCCTCCCTTGTGGTGCGTGCCATGGCCGATGCAAAGGCTAAAGTCGCGGCGCTGAAGTAA